The genomic segment GTGAAAACTGTGGTGTCCTGTGATGGATCATGGGTTGCGCCTCGGCCAATGCGACCTCAGATGGCACCATTGTTGGACCGGGCGTAAACAGATAATTTTTTTTCATGGTATTATTTCCTTTCAGAGATTAAAGAAAAATTTATTATATGCAAACATGAAAAAGAGTCAAGCGATAAAACAAAAGGTGATTATCTTGACACCAGGATACCAGACGCAAAGGGATTAACAATCTGATAGCTTTAATGAACAAATGATGTCAGAAAAATCGTTCTTCAATTATTGTGTCTTTGTGCCTGGTGGTCAAATAAACCTGTTTTTAATTGTATAATATGCATATTTTGTTTTATACTTGAGTCATGAAAACGACTAAATGGTTAGCCAGGGAATTTATAACGCCTGATGCTATCTCATCTATCCGTGACGCCATTGAAAAGACGGGTGGAAACGAGGTATTTCTGGTCGGCAGACTGAACGATGAGCATCTGGTGACCGATGTGGATGTTTACGCCATGGGAAACAGAGGTGCTGTGCCTGCTATCATCAAAGAGGCAAAATATGGGGACGTTATTATCCACAATCATCCGGACGGTATCCTGGCTCCCTCCGATGCGGACATTGAAATTGCATCCTACATGGGATCACTCGGGGTGGGATGCTATATCGTGGATAACAGCGCAGAATATCTGTACCCGGTGGTAAAGGTCAGGAAAGAGCGGGTATGTGAGCAGCTAAACTTCAAAGAATTATCCGCACAATTCCAGCCCGGAGGAAATTTCGCACAACACTTATCTCAATACGAATATCGCAAACCCCAGGTTGAGATGCTGAAGTCGGTAGTTGATGCCTTTAATGCAGACAAGATTGCCGTGATTGAGGCGGGGACAGGGACGGGAAAATCCCTGGCATATCTTGTCCCCGCCGTTTTCTGGAGTATAAAAAATCAGGAACGTGTAGTAGTTTCTACCCATACAATAAACCTTCAGGAACAGTTAATTGAAAAGGACATCCCTGTCCTCAAGAAATGTTGCGGGCTCAATTTTAAGAGTGTGTTGGTGAAAGGCAGGAATAATTACCTATGCCTGAGGAAGGTGTATACTTTACGTTCTGAGGGCGGCACATTGGTTGAGGACAAAGATCGGCAGCAACTGAACGACCTGTTAGAGTGGACAACAAAGACACGGGATGGGAGCAAGGCAGACCTCAATTTTGTGCCACAGGACGACGTCTGGGAAGCAATACAGTCAGAGGCCGATCAGTGCACACGATTAAAGTGCCGGTTTTATGATGAGTGCTTTTTTTATATTGCCCGGAGAAAAGCGGCCAGCGCCGATGTGTTGGTAGTAAATCATTATCTCCTGATGGCTGATTTGATCGTACGTAAGGAAACAAAGGGTTACGACACGGTAGCCATCCTGCCACCCTTTAAGAAAATCATTATTGACGAGGCACACCACCTTGAAGATGTGGCAACAGCGAATCTGAGCTGTACAATCTCGAGGCTACGAATAATAAAGCTTTTGGGAAGATTGATCAACATAAAGGATAGTAGAAAAGGCCTTTTGCAGTACCTTAAAAGCAAACTCAAAGAAATGAGTTCGATTCACGACAAGTCTATTGCCGCGGAAATTAACGACAGAATCAATACAGAAATCCTGGAGGCAAGGCAGCATCTCTATGATACTGTTCAAGAAATCTTTGAAAACATCTCCAGGGCAATAAGCGTGTATACGAGAAATAAAAATTTTCACAGAGAGGATCCTAAAGAAAATGAGACCAAATTACGTATCACGGAAAGCCTGATTTCTACCGCCCTGTGGCAAGATGTTATAGAGGCCGGGCTCAAGACATTAAGCGTGGGCATTCTTAAATTCGTCTCATTATTAAGAGCGCTGTTAGATGAGTTCGGAGAACTCTCCAGGAAGTCACAGGATATCCTTTCATCCGTGCTGATAGATATTGTATCCTGCAAGACGCGTCTGAAATTGGTAGCAAGCGATCTTGCTTCTTTCATTACGGGGGACGAAAAGATTTGCAAATGGATGGAAATCAAAAAGTACGGAGGGGGGCCTGTTATTCGGTTTTGCGCAGCGCCACTCTCTATTTCTCATGATTTGAAGGCATGCCTGTATGATAATTATACCTCGATATTACTGACATCGGCCACCCTGGCGATCAGCAGGACTTTTAAATTCTTTAAAGACAGTATTGGTTTGCATCAAATTCCAGAAGACCGCTTGTCCGAATTAATCTTAGATTCTCCATTTGACTACAAGAGACAATCTATGATTGGCATCCCCACGGACATTTCAGAACCTGACAAGCCGAGTTATGTTTCGACCCTCGAAGAGAATATCTTGAAGACCGTAGAAATTTCAGAAGGACGCGCATTAATCCTGTTTACATCTTACAGTCTTCTTGATAACCTCTACCGAAGGCTAGAACCGCAGGTTACACATCTCGGTTATACCTGTTTGAAACAGGGGATGGATAACCGTCACAACCTTCTAGAAACCTTTAAGAAGGACAAGACGTCAGTGCTCTTCGCCACGGACAGTTTTTGGGAGGGGATCGATGTCAAGGGTGATGCACTGGAATGTGTCATTCTTACCCGATTACCCTTTAAGGTGCCTACGCAACCTATTATTGAGGCACGGGCGGAGGCCATTGAAAGGGCTGGTGGTGATGCCTTTTACAATTATTCCTTACCGATGGCAGTAATTAAATTTAAACAGGGCTTTGGAAGGCTTATACGCAGTTGCGAGGACAAGGGGGTTGTGGTAATCTTTGATCGCAGAGTAGTTACCAAAAAGTATGGACATATTTTTCTTCAGTCACTTCCGGACGTTAGGTACATCAAGGATAAAGGCGATGTTGTTTTTAAAGAAATGAGACTGTTTTTAGGTAAAAGTGTTACTCCCTCCCATCAGGAAGGGAAAGTGCCAAATATCGAATGAATTCGAATGAACAAATTCCTAATGACTGTGATACATAAGGTGTTTGAAATTTCGAAAATCCATTCCTGCAGAACTTGCTTCTGACAATCTCAAGAGTTCAGGAACTGAAATTTGGAAATTATTTGAGATTTGAATTTGGAATTTAAATTTTATTGTAAAAACTCGTTTGGGTTTGCTTTATCCAGATTAAGGAATAATAGACAATGAAGATATTTTTAACAGGTAGTACAGGTTTTGTTGGAAAACAAATACTTCAGAATTTGCTCGAAAATAAATATCAGGTCAGATGCATCGTTCGACAGGATTCCGAACAAAAGCTTGCGCATTACAAAGATGTTGAGAGTGTACAAGGTGATATTACAGATGCAAGCAGTTTAATTGGCAAATTAGCCGGATGTGATGCTGTTATTAACCTCGTTGGAATTATCAGAGAGTTCCCCGGAAAGGGGATTACCTTTGAAAGATTGCATTACGAGGGGACGGCAAATCTTGTCAGGGCAGCCCGAGAACAGGGGGTTAGGCGATTCATCCAGATGAGCGCACTGGGGGCACGTCCGGACGGCAAGACCCAATATCAACAAACCAAGTTTCGTGCGGAAGAATTTGCAAGGAACAGTGGGCTTGACTACACGATCTTTCGTCCATCAATTATATTTGGGCCAGGAGATAAATTTGTCAATCTGTTTGCTGGTATGCTAAAAACCCAACAATTTGTGCCCGTAATAGGCAACGGAAGATATAAGATGCAACCCGTGGCAGTGGAAAATGTTTCGATGGGCTTTATCAAATCGATAGAACAAAAAGATGCCATTGGCAAGACTTTTAATGTGGGCGGGCCAGAAAAGATTGAGTTTAATCGAATCATTGATATCATTGGTGACGTCCTCTGTGTACCACCGCACAAGCTACACATCCCTGTATTCATCATGAACCTGACAGCAGAAATGCTTGATTGGTTACCCTCCTTCCCCATTACAAAAGAGCAAATTATTATGTTACTGGAGGGTAATACCTGTGACGAAAAACCATTTTTCGAACACTTTGGGATCGAACCCGTTTGCTTTAAACCAGGGATAACCAGGTACCTTACCGTCTAGCCCAGCGGATATGCAATCAAAAAGAGGCAGTAGACAGTAGGCAGTTGGCGGTAAAGTTCACCACTTTTGCGTACTGGCAACTGCCTACTGCCTGCCGGGTAAACAAATGAGATTATTGCCAAAAGACTTAAAAAAAAGAAGTTTTTATACAGTAATACGATAAAGGATATTTCATACGACAATGACCCATCCGAACTATTCAGATGTTGATTACCTCTTGCAACTCAGTTGTGGTTACTGGAAATCCCAGATACTCTTTACGGCTGTCGAATTTGACATATTTACGCTTATTAACAAGGGCAGGCTTACCGCCAAAGAAATTTCTCAGGCCATCCATACCAATGAACGGGCAACCGAGATGCTCCTC from the Candidatus Brocadia sp. genome contains:
- a CDS encoding helicase — protein: MKTTKWLAREFITPDAISSIRDAIEKTGGNEVFLVGRLNDEHLVTDVDVYAMGNRGAVPAIIKEAKYGDVIIHNHPDGILAPSDADIEIASYMGSLGVGCYIVDNSAEYLYPVVKVRKERVCEQLNFKELSAQFQPGGNFAQHLSQYEYRKPQVEMLKSVVDAFNADKIAVIEAGTGTGKSLAYLVPAVFWSIKNQERVVVSTHTINLQEQLIEKDIPVLKKCCGLNFKSVLVKGRNNYLCLRKVYTLRSEGGTLVEDKDRQQLNDLLEWTTKTRDGSKADLNFVPQDDVWEAIQSEADQCTRLKCRFYDECFFYIARRKAASADVLVVNHYLLMADLIVRKETKGYDTVAILPPFKKIIIDEAHHLEDVATANLSCTISRLRIIKLLGRLINIKDSRKGLLQYLKSKLKEMSSIHDKSIAAEINDRINTEILEARQHLYDTVQEIFENISRAISVYTRNKNFHREDPKENETKLRITESLISTALWQDVIEAGLKTLSVGILKFVSLLRALLDEFGELSRKSQDILSSVLIDIVSCKTRLKLVASDLASFITGDEKICKWMEIKKYGGGPVIRFCAAPLSISHDLKACLYDNYTSILLTSATLAISRTFKFFKDSIGLHQIPEDRLSELILDSPFDYKRQSMIGIPTDISEPDKPSYVSTLEENILKTVEISEGRALILFTSYSLLDNLYRRLEPQVTHLGYTCLKQGMDNRHNLLETFKKDKTSVLFATDSFWEGIDVKGDALECVILTRLPFKVPTQPIIEARAEAIERAGGDAFYNYSLPMAVIKFKQGFGRLIRSCEDKGVVVIFDRRVVTKKYGHIFLQSLPDVRYIKDKGDVVFKEMRLFLGKSVTPSHQEGKVPNIE
- a CDS encoding complex I NDUFA9 subunit family protein gives rise to the protein MKIFLTGSTGFVGKQILQNLLENKYQVRCIVRQDSEQKLAHYKDVESVQGDITDASSLIGKLAGCDAVINLVGIIREFPGKGITFERLHYEGTANLVRAAREQGVRRFIQMSALGARPDGKTQYQQTKFRAEEFARNSGLDYTIFRPSIIFGPGDKFVNLFAGMLKTQQFVPVIGNGRYKMQPVAVENVSMGFIKSIEQKDAIGKTFNVGGPEKIEFNRIIDIIGDVLCVPPHKLHIPVFIMNLTAEMLDWLPSFPITKEQIIMLLEGNTCDEKPFFEHFGIEPVCFKPGITRYLTV